The following proteins are encoded in a genomic region of Cellulomonas sp. ES6:
- a CDS encoding stage II sporulation protein M, which translates to MDLDAFSALRQPTWARLDELSRRRVRDGAEADELVRLYQAVATDLSTVRSSAPDPDTVARLSQLLARARSAIAGSHEPAWRDARRFLVVSLPAALYRIRWWTVAVMTGFVALAVVAGWWVATDPGALAAMGTPAQRQQYVDEAFASYYDPGIGFAGVVWTNNAWIAAVCIGIGISGVGPLYVLVQNAVSVGATGGMMAAHGSLDVFLTLIAPHGLLELTSIFVAGAAGLRLCWTWIAPGGRPRSRALAEEGRSLVTVAIGLVGSLALSGLVEGFVTGSTLAWWLKIVIGALALAAFWTYTIVLGRRAAREGETGDLEEDAAGYAVAFAG; encoded by the coding sequence GTGGACCTCGACGCCTTCTCCGCGCTGCGGCAGCCGACGTGGGCGCGGCTCGACGAGCTGTCCCGGCGCCGGGTCCGCGACGGCGCGGAGGCGGACGAGCTCGTGCGCCTCTACCAGGCGGTCGCCACCGACCTGTCCACCGTCCGCTCCTCCGCACCCGACCCGGACACGGTCGCGCGGCTGTCGCAGCTCCTGGCGCGCGCCCGGTCGGCGATCGCCGGCAGCCACGAGCCCGCCTGGCGCGACGCCCGTCGGTTCCTCGTGGTGTCGCTGCCGGCCGCGCTGTACCGGATCCGCTGGTGGACCGTCGCCGTGATGACGGGGTTCGTCGCGCTCGCCGTCGTCGCCGGGTGGTGGGTCGCCACCGACCCGGGCGCCCTCGCGGCGATGGGCACCCCGGCGCAGCGCCAGCAGTACGTCGACGAGGCGTTCGCCTCCTACTACGACCCGGGCATCGGCTTCGCGGGCGTCGTCTGGACCAACAACGCCTGGATCGCGGCCGTGTGCATCGGCATCGGCATCTCCGGGGTCGGGCCGCTGTACGTGCTGGTGCAGAACGCCGTCAGCGTGGGCGCGACCGGCGGGATGATGGCGGCGCACGGCAGCCTCGACGTGTTCCTCACGCTCATCGCCCCGCACGGCCTGCTGGAGCTGACGTCGATCTTCGTCGCCGGCGCGGCGGGGCTGCGCCTGTGCTGGACGTGGATCGCGCCCGGCGGCCGGCCCCGGAGCCGCGCGCTCGCCGAGGAGGGTCGCTCGCTCGTCACCGTCGCGATCGGGCTGGTGGGGTCGCTCGCGCTGTCCGGCCTCGTCGAGGGCTTCGTCACCGGGTCGACGCTGGCGTGGTGGCTGAAGATCGTCATCGGCGCGCTCGCCCTGGCGGCGTTCTGGACGTACACGATCGTGCTGGGACGGCGTGCCGCCCGCGAGGGCGAGACCGGCGACCTCGAGGAGGACGCGGCGGGCTACGCGGTGGCGTTCGCGGGCTGA
- a CDS encoding RDD family protein, translating to MDEGIVIGEGVLLDARPTSVASRLGAAVIDLLVLGVVALGVVLLAVNVVRVAPGEELLRILLVAVMALVLVVIPTAVDTLTRGRSLGKLAVGIRVVRDDGGPIRFRQALVRALAGILELWATFGSVAFIASLVHPQGKRLGDMLAGTYVVRVRGRVEARPVLTMPPFLAGWAQGADVARLPDGLAMSARQFLGRAAGLHPGSRAALGRQLAAEVARYVAPGPPPGTHPEAFLAAVLATRRDREHAAGVRAAARAEHEASALHRLPHGVPDPAR from the coding sequence GTGGACGAGGGCATCGTCATCGGCGAGGGCGTCCTGCTGGACGCGCGCCCCACGTCGGTCGCGAGCCGGCTCGGCGCGGCGGTGATCGACCTGCTCGTCCTGGGGGTCGTCGCGCTCGGCGTGGTCCTGCTCGCCGTCAACGTGGTGCGGGTCGCACCGGGCGAGGAGCTGCTGCGGATCCTCCTGGTCGCCGTGATGGCGCTGGTGCTCGTCGTGATCCCGACCGCGGTGGACACGCTCACGCGCGGCAGGTCGCTCGGCAAGCTGGCGGTCGGCATCCGCGTGGTCCGCGACGACGGCGGGCCGATCCGGTTCCGGCAGGCGCTGGTGCGGGCGCTCGCGGGCATCCTCGAGCTGTGGGCGACGTTCGGGTCCGTCGCGTTCATCGCGTCGCTCGTGCACCCGCAGGGCAAGCGGCTCGGGGACATGCTCGCGGGGACGTACGTGGTGCGGGTGCGCGGCAGGGTGGAGGCCCGGCCGGTGCTGACGATGCCCCCCTTCCTCGCCGGGTGGGCGCAGGGCGCGGACGTCGCGCGCCTGCCCGACGGGCTCGCGATGTCGGCGCGGCAGTTCCTCGGGCGGGCGGCGGGACTCCACCCGGGCTCGCGCGCTGCGCTCGGGCGCCAGCTCGCCGCGGAGGTCGCCCGCTACGTCGCGCCCGGCCCGCCGCCGGGCACGCACCCGGAGGCGTTCCTCGCCGCGGTCCTCGCGACGCGCCGCGACCGGGAGCACGCGGCGGGCGTCCGCGCCGCGGCGCGCGCCGAGCACGAGGCCTCCGCGCTGCACCGGCTGCCCCACGGGGTGCCCGACCCCGCCCGCTGA
- the gdhA gene encoding NADP-specific glutamate dehydrogenase, whose protein sequence is MQGQLDQVLDQVLVRNPAEPEFHQAVREVFASLGPVLARHPEYVDAAVLERLCEPERQIVFRVPWVDDSGRVRINRGFRVQFSTTLGPSKGGLRFHPSVNLGIVKFLGFEQVFKNSLTGMPIGGGKGGSDFDPRGRSDGEVMRFCQSFMTELARHIGEYVDVPAGDIGVGGREIGYLFGQYKRMTGRHESGVLTGKGVTWGGSLVRTEATGYGAVLFAQEMLRAAGRSLDGQRVVVSGSGNVAVYAIQKAQQLGGHVVACSDSGGYVVDERGIDLPLLQQVKTVERRSLATYAERRGGSARFVPGRRVWEVGAAVALPCATQNELDESDARALVASGLVAVAEGANMPTTPDAVALLQDAGVLFGPGKAANAGGVATSALEMQQNASRDSWSFDYTEDRLAAIMRSIHDRCAATAEEYGAPGDYVVGANIAGFLKVADAMIALGVV, encoded by the coding sequence GTGCAAGGACAGCTCGACCAGGTGCTCGACCAGGTGCTCGTGCGGAACCCCGCCGAGCCGGAGTTCCACCAGGCGGTCCGGGAGGTGTTCGCCAGCCTCGGGCCCGTGCTCGCCCGGCACCCCGAGTACGTCGACGCCGCCGTGCTGGAGCGGCTGTGCGAGCCCGAGCGGCAGATCGTCTTCCGCGTGCCGTGGGTGGACGACTCGGGCCGGGTCCGGATCAACCGCGGGTTCCGCGTGCAGTTCAGCACCACGCTCGGCCCCTCGAAGGGCGGGCTGCGGTTCCACCCGTCGGTCAACCTCGGGATCGTGAAGTTCCTCGGGTTCGAGCAGGTGTTCAAGAACTCGCTCACGGGGATGCCGATCGGCGGCGGCAAGGGCGGGTCGGACTTCGACCCGCGCGGCCGCTCCGACGGCGAGGTCATGCGGTTCTGCCAGTCGTTCATGACGGAGCTGGCGCGGCACATCGGCGAGTACGTCGACGTGCCGGCGGGCGACATCGGCGTCGGCGGTCGGGAGATCGGCTACCTGTTCGGGCAGTACAAGCGCATGACCGGCCGGCACGAGTCCGGTGTGCTGACCGGCAAGGGCGTCACGTGGGGCGGCTCGCTGGTCCGCACCGAGGCCACCGGGTACGGCGCGGTGCTGTTCGCGCAGGAGATGCTGCGCGCCGCGGGCCGGTCGCTGGACGGGCAGCGCGTGGTGGTGTCGGGCTCCGGCAACGTCGCGGTCTACGCGATCCAGAAGGCGCAGCAGCTCGGCGGGCACGTGGTGGCCTGCTCGGACTCCGGCGGCTACGTCGTCGACGAGCGGGGCATCGACCTGCCGCTGCTGCAGCAGGTGAAGACCGTCGAGCGGCGCTCGCTCGCCACGTACGCGGAGCGCCGCGGCGGGTCCGCCCGGTTCGTCCCGGGCCGGCGCGTCTGGGAGGTCGGGGCCGCGGTCGCGCTGCCGTGCGCGACGCAGAACGAGCTCGACGAGTCCGACGCGCGGGCGCTCGTCGCCTCGGGGCTGGTCGCGGTCGCGGAGGGCGCCAACATGCCCACGACGCCCGACGCCGTCGCGCTGCTGCAGGACGCCGGCGTGCTGTTCGGCCCGGGCAAGGCCGCCAACGCCGGCGGCGTCGCGACGTCCGCGCTCGAGATGCAGCAGAACGCGAGCCGCGACTCGTGGTCGTTCGACTACACCGAGGACCGCCTGGCGGCGATCATGCGCTCGATCCACGACCGCTGCGCGGCGACCGCCGAGGAGTACGGGGCGCCGGGCGACTACGTGGTCGGGGCGAACATCGCGGGGTTCCTCAAGGTCGCGGACGCGATGATCGCCCTGGGCGTGGTGTAG